One genomic segment of Deltaproteobacteria bacterium includes these proteins:
- a CDS encoding response regulator gives MENLKILVVEDDPGTLLVLQKMLNKAGHEVMTVEDGHQAVDIVSDRFFDLVITDLSMPGDVDGIGVLEEVKGKYNQTEVIVMTAYATVETAVEAMKKGAGDYLKKPVNFEELTLRLERLSTLKSAIKDASNLREAMDVTEKTAGQTIQDLEMMVADLQRMCSEVKKTLADQSVDTQQRVTMSLEMLSPNI, from the coding sequence ATGGAAAACTTGAAGATACTCGTGGTGGAGGATGATCCGGGGACGCTTCTGGTGTTGCAGAAGATGCTGAATAAGGCCGGGCACGAGGTCATGACCGTGGAGGATGGTCATCAGGCGGTTGACATCGTTTCTGACCGCTTTTTTGATCTGGTTATTACCGATCTGAGCATGCCAGGAGATGTGGACGGCATTGGCGTTCTGGAAGAGGTTAAGGGGAAATACAATCAGACAGAAGTCATTGTCATGACAGCCTATGCCACGGTAGAGACTGCGGTTGAAGCCATGAAAAAGGGGGCAGGCGATTATCTTAAGAAGCCAGTAAATTTTGAAGAGCTGACGCTCCGGCTGGAAAGGCTCAGCACGCTTAAGTCCGCGATAAAAGATGCCTCCAACTTGCGCGAAGCCATGGACGTGACAGAAAAGACTGCCGGTCAGACCATACAGGACCTGGAGATGATGGTTGCTGATCTGCAGCGCATGTGTTCAGAGGTCAAAAAGACACTGGCCGATCAGAGCGTGGATACCCAGCAGCGTGTCACGATGTCTCTGGAGATGTTGTCTCCCAACATTTGA